In the Streptomyces sp. SJL17-4 genome, CGCTGCGCCCGTCCGTGTGGCTGCAGGCGTACTGGGTCAGCCCGCGCAAGCATCCCGACTTCGCCTGGGCCTGGCTGTCGCGCTTCCTGGTGCAGTGCGGCAACATCACCCTGACCAGCTACCAGACGTACTTCCTGATGAGCCGCTTCGGATACACCGAGGACACCGTCGGACCGGTCGTCCTGAAGGTCCTCCTGGTCAGCATCGCCGGGATCGTCCTGGCCGCCATGGTGTTCGGCGCGCTGTCCGACCGTCTCCAGCGCCGCAAGCCGTTCGTGCTCGTCTCCGCCGTCGTCCTGGCCCTGGCGCATGTCCTGGCGGCCTTCGCCACCTCCCTGACCATGTTCCTCATCTCCGCGGCCATCACCGGCGTCGCCGCCGGGTGCTTCCTCGCCGTCGACCTGGCCCTGGTCACCCAGGTGCTGCCGTCGAGTGCGGACGCGGGCAAGGACATGGGTGTACTCCACCTGGCCAGCGCGTTGCCGCAGATGCTCATGCCCGCCATCGCGCCGTTGTTCCTCGCCATCGGAGACGGGGACAACTACGCCGCCTTCTTCATCGCGGGCGGAGTGATCGGGCTCATCGGCGCCTTCTGCAATCAGCGCATCCGTTCAGTCCGCTGACGACCTGTCCTCCTGGCCCTGACGGGCCGGCCCCTCTCGCACACAACCCTCCGCCTTCTCTCTGAAAGTCGCCCAGTGGAACACTCTGACCACGAATCCGTAGTCGCAGCCGCCCTTGCCCGTCTCGACCTGGACGCGAAGGCCCGCCTCCTGGCCGGCCAGGACCTCTGGTCGCTGCCCGCCCTCCCCGAGATCGGGCTCGGCTCACTGGTCATGTCGGACGGGCCGGTCGGCGTACGCGGCACGGCGTTCACCGCGGCCGACCCTGCACTCGCCCTCCCCAGCCCCACCGCGCTCGCCGCGACCTGGGACCCCGCTCTGGCCCGGCAGGCCGGCCACGTGCTCGCGCAGGAGGCCCGCAGGAAGGGGGTGCACCTGCTGCTCGCCCCCACCGTCAACCTGCACCGGTCACCGCTCGCCGGGCGTCACTTCGAGGCGTACTCCGAGGACCCGCTGCTGACCGCGCGCATCGGCTCCTGCTATGTATCCGGCGTCCAGGAGGGTGGTGTCGGCGCGACGGTGAAGCACTTCGTCGCCAACGACGCCGAGACCGACCGCTTCACGGTCGACAACCAGGTCACCGAGCGCACCCTGCATGAGCTCTACCTCGCTCCCTTCGAGGAGATCATCGCCACCGCCCGTCCCTGGGCTGTCATGTCCGCGTACAACCAGGTCAACGGCGTGACCATGACCGAGCACCGTGATCTGCAGACAGGCGTCCTGCGCGAGGAATGGGGATTCGACGGAGTGGTCGTGTCGGACTGGCTGGCCGCCCGCGACACCGTCGGCGCCATCACCGGGGGCCTGGACATAGCCATGCCCGGACCGCTCACCGTCTTCGGAGAGGCGCTCGCCACCGCCGTCCGCGACGGCCGGGTCTCCGAGAAGGACGTGGACGACGCGGCACGGCGCGTGCTTCTGCTCGCCGCGCGGGTGGGTCTGCTCGACGGCGCGGAGCCCACCGTTCCCGCTCACCGGTATCCCCCCGCCGTCGACGGCCGCGAGGTCGCCCGGGAGATCGCCGCCCGGTCCTTCGTCCTGCTGCGCAACGAAGGCGCGGCACTCCCCCTCACCACCTCCCCGACCGGTGGAGGCATCGCCCTCATCGGAAACGCCGCACGGGAAGCCCGCATCCTCGGCGGCGGCTCCGCCACCGTCTTTCCCGACCGCGTCATCTCCCCGCTCGACGGCCTGCGGGCAGCGCTCCCCCACGACACCACGCTCACGTACGCGGTCGGGGCCAACCCCAACGAGGGGCTCACCCTGGCCGGCGACGACTTCGTGCTGCGCTGCGTGCTGCGCGACGTCCACGGAAACGTCCTCGCCGAACAGCCGATGCCCGCAGGGCGCGTGCGCTGGATGGCATCCGCCCTCCCGGGCGGCACCGACTACGACAGCCTCGCCACGGTCGAGCTCGTCGGGACCTACACGCCGCGGCGGAGCGGTGCGCACCACTTCGGTACGCAAGGAATGGGCGCCTTCCGTCTGTCGGTCGACGGCACGGTGATCTTCGATGGGGTCCACCGGCCGGAAGGGGCGGACCCGCTGGACGCCCTCACGGGCCGCCCCGTCGCCCGGGGAACCGCCGACCTGGTGGCTGAGCGGCCGGTGAAGGTCAGCCTGCTCGCGTCCGCACCGAAGATGTCGTACGGCCCCCTCCGGGGTGTCACGTTCGGTCTGGCACACCGGGGCCCCGCCGGCGAGGAGGACCAGCTGATCGAAGAGGCCGTGGCCACCGCCGCCGCGGCGGAGGTCGCCGTCGTCGTGGTCGCCACCACCGAAGCCGTCGAGAGCGAAGGCTTCGACCGTACGACTCTGCGCCTGCCCGGCCGCCAGGACGAACTCGTCAGCAGGGTCGCCGCCGCCAATCCCCGTACGGTCGTGGTGGTGAACTCCGGTTCACCGGTGGAAATGCCCTGGCGCGAC is a window encoding:
- a CDS encoding glycoside hydrolase family 3 C-terminal domain-containing protein, translating into MEHSDHESVVAAALARLDLDAKARLLAGQDLWSLPALPEIGLGSLVMSDGPVGVRGTAFTAADPALALPSPTALAATWDPALARQAGHVLAQEARRKGVHLLLAPTVNLHRSPLAGRHFEAYSEDPLLTARIGSCYVSGVQEGGVGATVKHFVANDAETDRFTVDNQVTERTLHELYLAPFEEIIATARPWAVMSAYNQVNGVTMTEHRDLQTGVLREEWGFDGVVVSDWLAARDTVGAITGGLDIAMPGPLTVFGEALATAVRDGRVSEKDVDDAARRVLLLAARVGLLDGAEPTVPAHRYPPAVDGREVAREIAARSFVLLRNEGAALPLTTSPTGGGIALIGNAAREARILGGGSATVFPDRVISPLDGLRAALPHDTTLTYAVGANPNEGLTLAGDDFVLRCVLRDVHGNVLAEQPMPAGRVRWMASALPGGTDYDSLATVELVGTYTPRRSGAHHFGTQGMGAFRLSVDGTVIFDGVHRPEGADPLDALTGRPVARGTADLVAERPVKVSLLASAPKMSYGPLRGVTFGLAHRGPAGEEDQLIEEAVATAAAAEVAVVVVATTEAVESEGFDRTTLRLPGRQDELVSRVAAANPRTVVVVNSGSPVEMPWRDEVTAILLSWFPGQEGGAALADVLLGTEEPGGRLPTTWPAALADAPVTKVTPNEGVLAYDEGVFIGYRAWQRHTIAPAYPFGYGLGYTDWTYEDMTVTDGSVRVRLRNTGSRPGREVVQVYAAPAEPDPGRASRWLVGFATVAAEAGDSAEAQITLPERAFQTWDETTSQWVTVPGRYHLHAARCATRTVLSAEVDVTGS